The genomic segment TAAGCCAATCAATTATGAGTTGTTTCTTACTTCCTGAGGTAACATTCTTTTTTACTTGTACATTATGGTATGATGCATTGTCCAAAACTAAGACCGAATTTGGTGGCAAATTCGGAAGTAATTGGGTTTCCACCcatttcatgaaattttcatGATTCATGTCGTCATGGTAATCGCCACTTTTAGAACCTGAAATGTTATAAGTGAGAAATTAATAATcacagaatatatattttttatatcttaccTGAGCGGAATATAAGTAGACCGTCtttaacaaaaccattttttcctCCAGCATGAACGATGATTAATCGCTGTCCTTTTGAAATGGGTTTTCGTATACCGCTTAGGCTTTCGTCAAACCAACCTTTGTCAGAAGTATGACTAATAAAGTTAATGTAAATTCTTTGTTTCTTTGGAGTTgcacttttggtttattaatttgcactgtaagataccttttaaaaaaactactacaTTTTCTTACCTTTAATACGTTACTAGTAACAAACACAAACAAAATAATagtctttaaattaaaacacaccaaaattggaagaaaaaagtaggtaaacacaaattaaactaaatttacaCGCACACTCTACACTCTCAACGCGTTCCCAAGTGCGACGACACTGACTTATTGCGAAACACCATCGAACTTCCAAGGGTGCTGTGATGAATAAAGCGGAGAGGTATAACTATTATAACGACTTTATCTTTTTCCTTGTGAAAGAGAGAGATGCATGTATTCACGGTCAAGTAAACCTAATCAGGGAAATATGGGGCCTcccctttattgattttttggtttaaagtgggtttgtgcgcattttacgtcaccggcatattctctcattttatggactctacTGATCGTGTTAttgtgagctacgtattacccaaaataatggcaacaccgcttgcaggcggcggaatttttggtttttattttttgaaccggtaGTCAGCAGACCttactttgctgtgttactgcacgttgcattaataatttttgagcgttattttcgtgttttttttcactatggctgtttataccccttccgaaagagttcaactaattaaatggttttatggaggcaattcggcagtacaatgtagagatttgttttcagtgacatttgagaatagaccgattccttgtgcaaaaacggttttaaatgtggttacaaattttgagacatctttttgtcttcaagattgtaaaaaatgccacacaaaacgccaagaaaccacctgttgaagtggtccaggatatagaacggcgggaagaaatggtttgcagtaccctagaacttgattcgacacggtccactagaagtgttggagaggaactgggaatgaacaataaaactgttgctcgtatctggaaaaaatatgggtacaaatgtttcaagtattcaaaaactaagaaaatatttccTGAAAACCAGTGGcaaagaatggaattttgtgaaaccatgatggcaaatgaaaacgaatattttttaaaaaatattttgttttctgatgaatcttcttttccattacatggcaaataCAATCcatccattgttcgttattggtctcaggaaaacgagcacagaagttttcagtttcgtacccagtatcctcagaaattgaatgtttgggcaggtattttgagcgaaaatgttatagggccatttttaaTTGATGGCATTTTAagcgcccaaaagtaccttgagttgctgcaaaaccaagttcttcctgccattcaaatcctacctgacgtagacctgggatcagtttattttcagcaagatggctgtcctgctcataacgcagctagggtaaaagaatttttaacaaatacttttcctaaccgccttattagtgggactggcgatattaaatggccccCACAGAtaacttttatctgtggggttaccttaagcagaccatttacaagcatgaatttaataggccaacaaatttagaggagtttagagcgaaataaaattgtcgaaggtgccaataccattttacctgaaactcttttggaggtgcgaaatagcttttacgataggttaagtttttgtttagcgaaagaaggcggtttatttgagccttttatttaaaaaatgatatgttgttaagtttgtttattagagttttatttttgattttttattatatttttatcagagttgatattttattttttattagaataacgctttaattttcattatgcaaaacacagcatattaaacattttaagattacaattctatgcgggttttatacattgtcatgtctgtaaaacccgcattagaataaatattttaaaaatgcctggattttcgagtaatattttgggacattttgtcgccaaacgacgcagctcccacgaaagtcagatgtttactaatcccgtcctcgggccggccggggcgcaTATTTATATCTATCACACGGTATTGCAAAGCGAGCGATGCCCGAACGCAGTTCTTATCTATCACATGTTTTGCAAACGCGCCTCTTTAACTAGCACATGCGATCGCCAAAAATGTTGTCTTTCCGATTAAATGCATTAATCGGcggtcattaaaaaatataatatttcgaATGCCTGCAATGTTCTTTCGGAACAACAGAAACACATTATCTATAAAATAGCGACTGGAAACCAACTCCCTTCTAATTTGCCTAAACCCCTTCTACTAAAAAAGTATGTAACTGATGTAGAACAGAGTGTACATAATTCACCCATAAAAGAAAGCCGGAATGTAGAGCCCAGTAACGATTTTGTTGTTAATATTGGGCACCCAGGGGAAtaagatattgaaaaaactgAGGTCATAGGCGTTTCAGCCGAATGGAAAACATTTGTACACGAATTGGATCTTCACGTTCAACAAAATCTTTTAGATGATCCTGAGAACTTTGTAGGTGTGGTGAAGGCATTCAtgcaaaactacaaaaaaaatattaacagttcGTCGTCTCTTCTGAGTAGGTTGCACACAGCCTTTAAACCCTGCTGTTCATCTTTAAATAGGAAAGTAGTACACACAACTAGAAAAGGTACCAAAATTTCTGTCCAACCCGCAAGTGTAGCAAGGAGAAAGACCAAATTTACAGGAAGAAGACAATTTCAGTCTGGAAGAAAACGGAACAAATCAACCAATAACGAAAATCTAGCTCCTCATAGCCTTAAAAGTTGTGTCACGCAAAATCGAGCTCTAGGAGctagaaaaatagctaaataatGTCAGGTTcttatatttgtataatatacgAGTAGTATgtaggttattaaaaaaaatgcgaaaaatttaagaggtaattttttgttcaaaataaagGGTAGTTTGTTGTATAAATGTTGTGTCAAAAGTCAacgtaattaaaagtatttattaatccGATATCTCCCTAATGTTTATACAACAAATTACCCTTTATTTGAACAAGGAATAACCCCCTTAAGTTTTTTGTACTTAGTTTGAGACAACCTGTATAAGTTTTACCGttattttgctgtttttattcAGATGTTTCtaaatgttcaaaaagttttgttgttttttattatttcatttgatAGTTTCATGTACTATTCATGTCAAATAAAACTTGAGAGATTATTGTcgttattattttaatctataTAGTACTATATCTGTACTTTTATACTGTggtactatacagggtgtaaataaataattacgaaaaaaatCAGGGTGTGACTCTTgggttaattttaagaaaaaaactttatatgagcGTATGTCCTAGAAgtcctaacttttgagataTAGGGTGGATGCAcagaaaatgcataccaaattATACTAcaatatctacaggggtttcacaaatattataaaaaaacatatgttGTTCCTAAATATTtaccaccctgtatctcaaaagttaggacTTTTAGGACATACATATGCGTTcatctaaaattgttttctttaaatttacccaagaatcacCCCCTGATTTTTTTCgcacttatttatttacaccctgtataataggaTACAAAAATCGAGTTTGGAATAACAAATTTCCAATAATATGTCATCATtcataatattcataaaaaaggtGCCTCTTTTAATCTGGAGGTGAGAACACCTGGCTGCTGGCAAGGCTGCTGTCTACCTATATTAGAATCTTTCATGCAAGATTACTCGTTCTAAgtgcaaaattcaaaaatatgatattaataaatcttaaagcaTTTTTCTATATCTAGGGCATAACAtcgcaatttttttgtttttgattttaacttaaaaaccaggcccaaaaataaaagtaaaacgtGCTGTTATGCCCTTCATAAATTGGCAGTACTGGCAGTAAGACCacaacagtttttattttccttgTTTACTATTTTCCTCGAAGAAATCCtgaataaacacatttttttaaaactgttgtCCTATACTGACCCCTGTCCGCAAGAACACAAAGCTAACGATAGATTGAATtatcaatcattaataaatattgtgcaCATACGATGCCATCGAGAGAGATACATATACCTGTGATTGGACTGAACGTCGAGTTGAAAAGTCACGTAGTGGAGAGCGCTTGTCTTGTTTTCActaggaaattaaaatatagtttactTAGCGATTACAGGTGATAGTTATGAAGGCGCGTTTGGCATAACATGTGATAGATAAGAAACTAAGTTCGGCCCTCAGGATGAGCGATAGCGTGTGATAGATATAAATATGCGGCCGGGGCGGTGCCgcgcaaaatttcgcctctatgcggtttcctataagtaacgaatgaaaacacgatctgtatatactttcttttgattaaaagtaatttacattaTACACATACTCTCCACTTTTAAAAACCTATCATcaccaaaataattatttattttttatgtgcaataaactaatttcttttaaaatctaggttttaaattttagcgaGTCTTTGTTCGTTAACACTATCCAGTTGTCCTTACAAATAAAAGATATCTTAAAATACAgagtaccatttaaaaaaatgtagcacTCACCGTAATAAACTGGTTTACTCACCAAGTGCAAGACGTCCCAAATTTATTTAGACATTAACTATCTTATTGTCCAAATAGATCTGAGGCACCATGTATACatgtttaaatttcttttatgctcaccttttttctaaataaactatcaAAATGCCCCTTTAAATGTACAAACAACCCGCTCAGTGCCGTAGTATTAAACAGTGAAAATAAGGCGGCTTTTTGCCCATTTGGCGCCACATTGCACAAAGCCAGTTTCATCGATTTTTTGGACCACGGCGTAAATTTCGCTTTGGCTTGTATCTTTTCGATGTGCGATTGCAGATCTGTTATAATGTAGTCACCACGACCTATCAGCGTCGAGGATAACAAGACCGATTTAGGCCCTAAAACggtacatttaaattaatttgtattgtaaagttcttttttttttacctaaaggATCTACCTGTATCAGCTGATTACTTCGGTGGCATGCGGCTAAAAACATTTCTTCCTTTTGGCGGGaactaaaaactttttttacacaaatattttataaactaattaACACACTTGTTACCTTGTAGACTTTGCAGTAATTCCACCACTGGTTGTAATATGATTAAAACCGCTAGAAATAAACTTCATTTCTGGAAACGGAACCATGTTGGTGTTTATTTCGTTCATATCAAAATTCAATCTGCCTGGAAATCTGGACCCACTAAAATGCTTTAATTAAACAATTTGTTAATACGAGTTTCGGTGCATACCTTGTAAGGTGTAAAAGCATATCTACAACTATACGGTTCATATCGTCAGTAGCGCTAAACATTGTTAAATGTGGGCCTCCTTTACCCATAAAGGTTTTCCTGTATTTTGTGTTCACAATGTTTAAAAGACAACGATTTTCTACTGGAAAAACGCAAGTGGCATGTTCAAGCAACTTTTGGGTGGCCAGCAAATTATTGTATGGGCTAGTTATCACATCTTCTGTCCCAGTTGAGTATACTGGTGTGGAAAAtctttatattaagaaaaatttattacatacagGGTTATGAGCAGATTTTACACTAACCTCtcaatttttggataaaaatcagctaacatatttaaaacaaatgttcCTAAGCCAGACCCAGTGCCTCCACCAGTAGAAAACATGGTTAGAAATCCATGTAAACTATCGCATCTCTCCACAGAATGTCTTAAACAATTTAAGATTACTTCTTGGTATTGAGGGCCATGTTCACAAAATCCTAAGGATTTGAACACTGGCTAACTACTACATATATAGCTTGTACATAAGGATCTATTTGAAGTTATTCACACGTAAGTTCTACTTACCTTCTGCCCAATTATTTCCAGAACCAGGATAATTGGTAACCAAACACTTATCATCAAACAGGCCCTTAAGTTTGCCAGTTTTAAACCTAGCGACAACACTGTCCTCCATATCTATACATATAGCCCGAGCCTTCACTTTATTGTCGATTAAATCTTGTAGGCAATTAAATTGTATATCTTGCTTTGCCTTAGATACATTGAAAAATGAGGAAAACCTGTAATCTGACTGATTTTTGATAGTTGGCGTTTCCTGTATTGTAGTTGGGGTAATTGGCACATTGTATTCTTGTAAAATTTGGGGCCACATAGCACTTCCTATTTGATTGCCACATTGTCCCACTGAAATTGAATGGGAAAATTTATTGTAGGCTTAAGGacttaattgaagaatattggTTAATTCTTTCACTTTTTgtaatttgtctttaaattaGGCTCTTTAGTAAAATATGATTAGTATATAAGGTTGTAtaagcatttttcttttaaggatATGCTGCATAGATCCGTGGGACCAGAAGGGAGAGTGCCTTCACCATTCTTATCATAATTCACAATAAAAGTGTTATTTGgattatgaattatttatttacagagCTTGATTAATCAAGTAATAACAAGAAGCGAGGAGAGCAGACTTACCTCaaacattaaaaagtaaaactagTTCATCAACACAAAAATCTATGGATAAATGGAGAACTAGTAGagaaaattagtaaatttaaatacttaggAGCAACAGTCAAAGGTAATGATAAAACTGAGGAAGTTAAATCAAGAGATAGACAAACCAGAACCATATTTAATAGaatgaaaaatagaaatgtGTTATGCAGTAAAGATCTTAATTTAGAACAAGTTAGAATACTGAGATGCTACATTTTCTCAATATTGCTATATGGGATGGAATCCTggacattaaagaaaaatataagtgaTCAACTTGAAGCATTTGAGATGTGGCCATAACGAAGGATCTTAAGAATAAGTTGGGTGGACATGGTAATAAATGAGGAGGTACTGGGCAGAATGAGAAGAGGAAAGGAGAAAAGatgaatacaattaatataagGGAGCTGCAATGGCCATGTGATGAGGGAGAGTTATAGATATATTGTTGCAGAATATTATATGCAGGGAAGAAACATGAAGAAAAAGAAGCAGAGGAAGAGACTTATTTCCTGGTTAAATAACCTGAGAAAATCATACACATgtaatttctcttttttttaacacattgaCTGCCATaatggtaccaaaaaaataatctcATAGGccacctgttttttttttaataacttgtttaaaatgtatgttttaaatatattttagttattttttttattcaaaacaatcttttttttgtttttctttgcaTATTTTGATGAGAAGCCGCATGTGCTGCTCGCGGCCATAAAGTACATATAACTCTGTAAAAGCCGCATGAAGCCACTCTGGCTGTTCAgttttatgtcatattttaaaaaaattattgtcttcCTTGTTTCAGTCAGTGTACTAAATAAGTATAATTATacttgtaaattattattttgctaaattttttcagtttgttcatatttttaaaaaattctcgtTTGATAAAACTGTATTCTTTATGTTGTGCGTTTTTTTCacataagttttcttttcaatttataataattagaaatatataCTTGTACTAGCAAAAAAAGGTAATGCGATTTAATTTCATATTACTTTACAGCCATGTGAAGCCTACTATACTCTCGACGACACAAGCCAAAACCTTATTTTTGCACATACAGCCGTTCTATAACTCTTCCATAACAAAAGCACACTGCCAATAAGCAGATGTAGCTTCACGCGGGTTTTTACTCTCGATCGACCTGAGTTGCCTACGTGAATTCACACAGCCATTAGATGAAATTAATTGTGAAGCCACATTTGCTTCTCATGGCAGCCaacgtgttaaaaaaatactttaaagaaTATGATTTGCAAGCTCATTTTAAAGATAATACCAATTACTATTTATTAAGGGCTTTTGATTTATCACTTTCTTGGTTTGAATCCTTTTTGTCTGGTTGGCATCAGAAAGTTTGCATTGGAAATGTTTTCCAACTTGTACCTCCTCAGGGCTCAGTTCTGGGCCAACTCTTATTCAAtataacattttcttatataGCATTTAATATCTCTTACTGTCTTGTGTCAATACTACAAACatcattgataaaaaaatcatttatatatgAAGGGATCAAAATGTAGAATCATTTAGCTTGAGACATTAAATCTTGCACTACCCTGAAGTTCTTAACGAGGAAGTTTACTTTTTGGAGAAGCTAATTATTGTCTGAATCTTATGATAACTTGTAAATGGTATGTATGTTTGTCCCTACAATCTGCAtgtgatttgtttttttattacacatttttaCTCTATGGAATAACTTTTACtacatatattaattatatgtttcattttttccacttttaattaggtatgtatgtattttatcCTTCAGTTTAGTATATATACGTACATTGTGTATTTTTATATCATGTCtatatctatttttatatataatgtGTATCTCTATATAGCTTTGTTCATGACAGTCctaattataacaataaagcatatttggaTTGGTCGAGTCAGTATGATATGATACAAAACAGACAAAAGAATTATGTTTTTCTACTGCAGATAAACAGAGATCTGTGCTATGCAAATAAcacttaaatttataattagacTGTCTGCAACATATAgtctaattataaatttaataatctaaTCTATGAAATTACCTTGTATGACTATAAACTcactcattttttaattaatttggcACAATAATATCACATTAAATTTTGTTCTATTCcgatttcttttatattttattaatatacgcGATCTCAGTAAATAAGCTCATTGTACTCagttttattctgtttttttttttttaatattttttattttatcaaaattcaaattagTAAATTTGACAAGTAATGACAGCAGCCGTTAGTAGTCTCTGGTGCACGACCAGACGGgcttttaaatgattatttaagTTCCGTACCAAGCCTCAACTCCCTGTCGATCAATTTCCACTTTTTCACTCAATGTAGATCAAATTAttgggtccggtaaagttaaagggacgtctaaaaaccgatttttttttgaaaatctttacatagaatgttgagtggtcaaaatattgataaaaaagtgaggatgattggaaaaaatacaaaattttggaaattatgaaggtttttctacatacgttaaatacgtaactattgccggcttgcacaaggttttttagctcttgattttgctataattggaaaatatatatattggggcaattttgaaactttttgggtgctaaaattgtaaatttataagaTTCTTTATCACTTTGTACccctataattacatattttgtaatttacacacacgaaatataaaacaataaccTTATTGACGAAAATGGGAGTGGCTTCACTACgtccccagtagtattttttggttttgcctggaacactttttagttggataggttggctgtggactcaattttagataataaaggcataatatacctagttagattttacattacatgaacaaaatacatttatcaggtgttaaaaaataggtattatttatttaaattatttgatattttatgtaattttatatataaaaataaacattttgaaaaaaaaacataatttaagatatttaattattaataagtaaataataacgatgaggtTTAATGTACATTAACTTCTATAATGTATTATAGTACTATACTATTAATGTacataaatatctttaaattgaTTATAGGCATTAGGAATAGGAATAAGGCATAGGAATTATAGGCACAAATTTTCTACTTTAATTAGGCCAAATGTTTGAAAACGTTGGGCCGTAACTAAAgccaaaagagaaaaaaaatttcattaggGTGAAGATTTCTGAGGTAATTTAGTAGTACCTGGGGATCCCAAGTTATATTGTATCTAGGAGTCTGTGGACGTAGTTTTGAAATGCCTCTTATGTACCTTTTTATTAAGGGGTGTTTACCTAAACTGAACGGAATTTGTTAAATGACCCATATTTAAAACCTCTTTGTTTAAAAAGGAATTGAAAAAACTGTATCACTTGAGTGGGTGTTGCCTTGAATCCAGGAATATTCCTCTCTACAGAATATTTCCACCAGGACCTATAAGCTGTGTCATACTGTTTTTGTGTTGTGGTAGAAAGGAAATAGAAAAAGGAAAGGATATATGAAGCATGAATCCATATATCTTTTTGTTCACACCATTTCCAGATCTTTTGGgctactttatttaataaatggttTCTTACACTACCCATatgatttatgaaaaaatattgctGTGACATTATCTATTCTAAGTAAAACATTACAAgatcttaatttaaaagcaaaacattTTAGCCCATAATATACTGCGAGGagctgtaaaaaattaatatggttCTTTTTCTCTGCCTCGCCCCAAAACCCATGTGTCTCCTCCCCTCCTGAGTAAGCACCCCAGCCAGACCTTGAAGAGTCTGTGTAAATTTCTAAGGAATAATTATCTTCTCGAATATTTTGCCTAGCCTTTGCAATAGCAATAATACTTGGATTAATTTTCATATAGGAATCATAGTTTTGATTTGATACTTTGAGggcaaataatatttctttttctaaattttcaagaTATAAAAGGCCATATTTTAGGGTTGGGAGGGTAGAAACTAATAAACCAATTAAATGggcaaaaaaactaattttacatAAGGTCAgtgtcttaaattttttttcttcctaaTAATTCTTAACCCTTTCTCAAGAGGTAATTCTATAGAAAATTGTCTAGAATCAAGTATAAATCCCAAAAAGCGACATCTTGTTTGTGGCTCTAATGAGCTCTTTTTATCATTAATCAGAAAaccaagatattttaaaagttctaaacacCTAAAAGAATGCTGTCTATTTTGTTCTTTTGTTTTGGACAAAATTAATAGATCATCAAGGTAAATAACACAGCATATGCCCCTTTTATGTAAATATGAGACAACTGGCTTCATAACCTTGGTAAATATATGTAGTGCACTAGACAACCCAAATGGAAGGCAGTtgaattcaaaaagtttttcattcaatttaaatctgaaatattttttactagatTGATGCATAGGAATTAGGTAGTATGCATCCTTCAAGTCTATGGTTGACATAAACCAATTCCTTTGCATTAATTTAACAGCTGTTCGCCAGTCatccattttaaaatgattcttttttatatgtacaTTTAATCTctttaaattaagaattaatctttttttgccattaggttttttaatcaaaaaaataggTGACAAAAATTGTCCTTTAATGCTCTTACATAGGCTAACTGCACCTGAGATGAACATGTCATTGATTACCTGACttaattgagttttttcaatGTTATTAAACCTCTGAGCATATGTTTTTGATGACATTGTGAAGTTGCcgttaaaatcaattttgtacCCTTTTATCCAATTTAAAACTAAGGGATTAGGGTCTAAGATGTACCAACGATGTGAAAAAGCCTTGAGACGACCTGCTAAGATACTAACCTTTAATATTTCTGTCTTGCTGGTCTTGTTGGTCTGTGCCTGTAGGTCACATTCTGCTGAGGTTTTTGCCCCTGATGTCTGAACTTCCTCGAGGAACGAGACGGGCCTCTCCAGTTTAAATGGTCTGCCTCTTGAACAGCTCTTTTGGGATTTCTTGTTAAACCAGATTTTGTGGCTTTTAAATCTCtactgtttttttctaaatctcttgcagttttaattttatctgcAAAATCAGAACCAAATAACTTAGAGTCTGGGGTCGTTTTGACCACCACTTGCCGAAGGGAATCATCTAGGGATGGTATGATAACATACCTCCTAGACATTGATACATAATGATGTAAATCACTTAGTAATTTGCCAGTATTTGATAGTTTAGTTATAATGGCTTTAAGATGATCATTACTTTCTTGACCtaggattttatttaatgatgaaCCCAAGGCTGCTAAAGAAGCTCCTAACTGAGATTGAATGATAGCTAAAtacttatctttttttaatgtgtCTTGTGATAGAATATTTCCTCATTTAGATCTGGAGCTTctaaggtttttaaatttttgggtaCAATATAGTTTTTAGTTAGATCTAGTCTTTCTTGTTTATCTAGGCCGCATTTAATTATGTTAGACCATCTAGAAACCAGGGCTGGGTGTAGTTCAATGCCCTCACTTATAATGTCATTGGGGTCTGTGCCCAAGCATTCAAGAATGTCATCTTTCAGAGTTAGAAACTGTTCTGTATCCTTGTCTGGGTGGATAACTAGGATCTCCTCTCTATTGTCCACCTCAGAGTCTATTGTTCTGCTGTGCACTTGCACCTGCTCGGTGATCTTGGAAGGTCTATGATTAGGTTGGTCCAGCTCACTCGAGTCTAGACGCCTATACCTCTTACGT from the Anthonomus grandis grandis chromosome 10, icAntGran1.3, whole genome shotgun sequence genome contains:
- the LOC126741574 gene encoding tubulin epsilon chain-like isoform X3, translated to MMGQCGNQIGSAMWPQILQEYNVPITPTTIQETPTIKNQSDYRFSSFFNVSKAKQDIQFNCLQDLIDNKVKARAICIDMEDSVVARFKTGKLKGLFDDKCLVTNYPGSGNNWAEVFKSLGFCEHGPQYQEVILNCLRHSVERCDSLHGFLTMFSTGGGTGSGLGTFVLNMLADFYPKIERFSTPVYSTGTEDVITSPYNNLLATQKLLEHATCVFPVENRCLLNIVNTKYRKTFMGKGGPHLTMFSATDDMNRIVVDMLLHLTSGSRFPGRLNFDMNEINTNMVPFPEMKFISSGFNHITTSGGITAKSTSSRQKEEMFLAACHRSNQLIQVDPLGPKSVLLSSTLIGRGDYIITDLQSHIEKIQAKAKFTPWSKKSMKLALCNVAPNGQKAALFSLFNTTALSGLFVHLKGHFDSLFRKKAHLHHYTKMNNFDMNYFYESIEAVETVLQKYDELEKMKPLNVPRLKPQIR
- the LOC126741574 gene encoding tubulin epsilon chain-like isoform X2, whose protein sequence is MSEFIVIQVGQCGNQIGSAMWPQILQEYNVPITPTTIQETPTIKNQSDYRFSSFFNVSKAKQDIQFNCLQDLIDNKVKARAICIDMEDSVVARFKTGKLKGLFDDKCLVTNYPGSGNNWAEGFCEHGPQYQEVILNCLRHSVERCDSLHGFLTMFSTGGGTGSGLGTFVLNMLADFYPKIERFSTPVYSTGTEDVITSPYNNLLATQKLLEHATCVFPVENRCLLNIVNTKYRKTFMGKGGPHLTMFSATDDMNRIVVDMLLHLTSGSRFPGRLNFDMNEINTNMVPFPEMKFISSGFNHITTSGGITAKSTSSRQKEEMFLAACHRSNQLIQVDPLGPKSVLLSSTLIGRGDYIITDLQSHIEKIQAKAKFTPWSKKSMKLALCNVAPNGQKAALFSLFNTTALSGLFVHLKGHFDSLFRKKAHLHHYTKMNNFDMNYFYESIEAVETVLQKYDELEKMKPLNVPRLKPQIR
- the LOC126741574 gene encoding tubulin epsilon chain-like isoform X1 encodes the protein MSEFIVIQVGQCGNQIGSAMWPQILQEYNVPITPTTIQETPTIKNQSDYRFSSFFNVSKAKQDIQFNCLQDLIDNKVKARAICIDMEDSVVARFKTGKLKGLFDDKCLVTNYPGSGNNWAEVFKSLGFCEHGPQYQEVILNCLRHSVERCDSLHGFLTMFSTGGGTGSGLGTFVLNMLADFYPKIERFSTPVYSTGTEDVITSPYNNLLATQKLLEHATCVFPVENRCLLNIVNTKYRKTFMGKGGPHLTMFSATDDMNRIVVDMLLHLTSGSRFPGRLNFDMNEINTNMVPFPEMKFISSGFNHITTSGGITAKSTSSRQKEEMFLAACHRSNQLIQVDPLGPKSVLLSSTLIGRGDYIITDLQSHIEKIQAKAKFTPWSKKSMKLALCNVAPNGQKAALFSLFNTTALSGLFVHLKGHFDSLFRKKAHLHHYTKMNNFDMNYFYESIEAVETVLQKYDELEKMKPLNVPRLKPQIR
- the LOC126741574 gene encoding tubulin epsilon chain-like isoform X4, whose product is MSEFIVIQVGQCGNQIGSAMWPQILQEYNVPITPTTIQETPTIKNQSDYRFSSFFNVSKAKQDIQFNCLQDLIDNKVKARAICIDMEDSVVARFKTGKLKGLFDDKCLVTNYPGSGNNWAEVFKSLGFCEHGPQYQEVILNCLRHSVERCDSLHGFLTMFSTGGGTGSGLGTFVLNMLADFYPKIERFSTPVYSTGTEDVITSPYNNLLATQKLLEHATCVFPVENRCLLNIVNTKYRKTFMGKGGPHLTMFSATDDMNRIVVDMLLHLTSGSRFPGRLNFDMNEINTNMVPFPEMKFISSGFNHITTSGGITAKSTSSRQKEEMFLAACHRSNQLIQVDPLGPKSVLLSSTLIGRGDYIITDLQSHIEKIQAKAKFTPWSKKSMKLALCNVAPNGQKAALFSLFNTTALSGLFVHLKGHFDSLFRKKFVNISRHIYTITQK